A region of Candidatus Neomarinimicrobiota bacterium DNA encodes the following proteins:
- a CDS encoding phosphoglucosamine mutase, giving the protein VVRTSVGEINVVEGMKDTGALIGGEGNGGVILPEAHYGRDALVAAALTLQFMAMRDEPLSEAYSGMPQYFMTKRKISLGHVTPESALEAIADFYADDEIDRQDGVKVNKSESWIHVRVSNTEPILRIYTEAKDKETSEALADEAEGVIKGS; this is encoded by the coding sequence AGTTGTCAGAACCTCTGTCGGAGAAATAAACGTTGTTGAGGGAATGAAAGACACAGGAGCCCTGATCGGCGGCGAGGGGAACGGCGGAGTCATACTTCCCGAAGCGCATTACGGCCGGGACGCTCTTGTGGCAGCCGCCTTAACGCTGCAATTCATGGCTATGAGGGATGAACCCCTATCTGAAGCATACTCCGGGATGCCGCAATACTTCATGACGAAACGTAAAATAAGTCTCGGACATGTTACTCCCGAGTCAGCGCTTGAAGCTATCGCCGATTTTTACGCCGATGATGAGATCGACAGACAGGACGGAGTAAAGGTCAATAAATCTGAGAGCTGGATTCACGTACGCGTCTCCAACACCGAACCTATCTTGAGAATCTACACTGAAGCGAAAGATAAGGAGACCTCAGAAGCCCTGGCGGATGAGGCTGAGGGTGTAATTAAAGGCTCCTAA